From a single Botrytis cinerea B05.10 chromosome 4, complete sequence genomic region:
- the Bcebp4 gene encoding Bcebp4, which produces MAPNATTLPLPFHPYYPLDLEIPHYLANQWDTLTLVSIFAAGCAAIFSSTYLLVMRVRPRISTADLVTVLWFVLCGCIHLFFEGYYAYNFRRMPLMQDLFGQLWKEYSLSDSRYQTQDAFVLCMETITAVCWGPSSFILAAMIATDHSLRYPLQAIISLGQLYGDVLYYATCLFDFYILGLEYSRPEPAIFWGYFVFMNSFWIVIPCILLFNSVKATGRAFSALKKMEKTLKANTNGNGSLKKKI; this is translated from the exons ATGGCGCCCAACGCAACTACTCTGCCCCTTCCCTTCCACCCATACTATCCTCTCGATCTCGAAATTCCACATTACCTTGCCAATCAATGGGATACCTTAACACTGGTCTCGATATTCGCTGCAGGATGCGCTGCCATTTTCTCCAGCACTTATCTGCTGGTGATGAGAGTCAGACCACGGATTTCAACAGCTGATTTAGTGACTGTTCTCTGGTTTGTTTTAT GTGGTTGCATTCACCTCTTTTTCGAAGGTTATTATGCCTACAATTTTCGACGCATGCCACTCATGCAAGACCTCTTCGGCCAACTCTGGAAAGAATATTCGCTGTCTGATTCGCGATATCAAACACAAGATGCGTTCGTTCTCTGCATGGAAACCATTACTGCAGTGTGTTGGGGGCCTTCGTCATTTATCCTCGCGGCCATGATTGCGACGGATCATTCTCTTCGATACCCTTTGCAGGCAATTATATCGTTGGGCCAATTGTATGGAGATGTGTTGTACTATGCGACGTGTTTATTCGATTTCTACATCTTGGGGTTGGAGTATTCGAGACCGGAACCTGCGATTTTCTGGGGATATTTTGTCTTTATGAATTCGTTTTGGATTGTGATTCCTTGCA TACTTCTGTTCAACAGTGTAAAGGCAACTGGGAGGGCATTCTCGGCGTTgaaaaagatggagaagacaTTGAAGGCAAATACAAACGGCAATGGctctttgaagaagaagatataa
- the Bcilv6 gene encoding Bcilv6 yields the protein MASRKALLSLSGVRAAIPKRSTSITPRQIQRYQSSSTSALEYKALHRRISPLPTSDAPPAWSAQAAVSNILYETPAPSATPAKRHVLNCLVQNEPGVLSRVSGILAARGFNIDSLVVCSTEVEDLSRMTIVLSGQDGVVEQARRQLEDLVPVWAVLDYTTSPLVQRELLLAKINLLGPEYFEELLAHHREITASDPEALQGQDDWATKRLAELKDSDDFHPVKLAQSQALRHKHEHLKSITYFTHQFGGKVLDISTHSCIVEVSAKPSRIDSFMKLIAPFGILESARTGLMALPRSPLFGPNEQDNLVKDAEEIVDASTLPPG from the exons atggCTTCACGCAaagctcttctctccctttctGGAGTGAGGGCAGCAATCCCTAAACGCAGCACTTCTATTACCCCTCGGCAAatccaaagatatcaatccTCCTCCACTTCGGCTCTAGAATACAAGGCACTTCACCGTCGCATCTCACCTCTCCCTACATCCGATGCTCCTCCAGCCTGGTCAGCTCAAGCAGCCGTTTCCAATATTCTCTACGAAACCCCCGCTCCCTCCGCCACTCCAGCCAAACGCCATGTCCTTAACTGTCTCGTACAAAACGAACCCGGTGTTCTCTCCCGCGTTTCTGGTATTCTCGCAGCTCGTGGCTTCAACATTGACTCCTTGGTCGTTTGCTCTACTGAAGTCGAAGATTTGTCTCGCATGACAATTGTATTGTCCGGTCAAGACGGTGTTGTTGAGCAAGCTCGTCGTCAATTGGAAGATTTGGTTCCAGTTTGGGCTGTTCTCGATTATACTACTTCGCCCCTCGTACAGAGAGAATTGCTTCTTGCgaaaatcaatcttctcGGTCCAGAATACTTTGAGGAATTGTTGGCGCATCACAGAGAAATCACTGCTAGTGATCCTGAAGCTTTGCAAGGTCAAGATGATTGGGCTACAAAGCGATTGGCAGAGTTGAAGGATAGCGATGATTTCCACCCTGTCAAATTGGCACAAAGTCAAGCTTTGAGACATAAGCACGAGCATTTGAAATCGATCACATATTTCACACATCAATTTGGAGGCAAGGTCTTGGATATCAGCACACATAGCTGTATTGTCGAGGT CTCCGCCAAACCAAGCAGAATCGATTCATTCATGAAGTTGATTGCTCCATTCGGAATTCTCGAGTCTGCACGCACAGGTCTTATGGCTCTTCCTCGATCTCCATTATTTGGTCCCAACGAACAGGACAACTTGGTAAAGGATGCTGAAGAAATCGTTGATGCAAGCACTCTACCTCCAGGATAG